The nucleotide window atgttaaaATTGAAAGTATAACGCCATGCCATTGAAAGATAACTTGATTTTCCATCACAAACCTTGGAAGCAGGCAATGCTACAGACCAGCCATTTCCTTTTTCTGTACAAAGAAGCCTTTTGAGATGCCATTCATGGTTCTAGTAAGTAGGTTACTGGGCTAGCGAGTGGCACGATGGATTATCGGTTCTCCATCTCACGTCAACTCATGCCATACTTCTTCGTGAATGGTCTGCACCAGTTGACTTTGGATTCAAGGAATGCTCTGCCCCAGCAATGCTTTTGGGTTCAGAAAGCCTCTTCAGTCGATCGCTGAGTGATTCAGTTGTTCCATTTTTCTCCTTTTTCAACCCAGTGAAGTTTGGAACTGATTTACTAAGTCCATTCATACCATTCGCTTTAGGAGCGTCATTCCCTGGACCCTTTCCATTACCTCTTGCGGCGATCCTCTTTTGCCTCTCCAATTTAAGCCTCTCCAATCGCTTTATTTGCTCTTCTTCCTGAAAATAAGAAAAGTTACTAGCAATTCAACTACACAGATGATATCATTGTACAGTTTGTCAATCAGATTTAGAAACATGCCCTAAGAATGAAACAAACTCTGACAAACTCAGCTGCAAATATATGCGTGGGAAAGTAATCGCGTGCTCGGTTTTCTTAAGCTTTTTCCAACAATGATAAAACATCAACTAGGCAGATTATCatattaaaaaattaaaaagtaTTGTAATACAAAGTTATGgagtaggatatatatatatatatcccctcTTTTTTTCTGGATGCAGAGTACATTATACATAAAACTCATAAGATTTCTGAAATAGGGAAACTATTGCTGAGGTTAACTATTTGAAATTCTGCCTTACAAGAACTGCTAGCAGGCATTGTAATATTTCAAGAAACTGTACTGCATTGTGTTTAAACTTAGCTAGTTGGCCATTTGAAAGGGTGATCGCAAAACAATAAAGCCTTTTATCCCAAGCAAGCTGGTGTAGGCTATAAATGGAACCCACGGAAGGGAAAATGGAATGAAATGTGAAATACCTGTTCTTTCTTCAGTTTCTGAAGGTCTGCTTTATATGCACGCAGGTTCTGTGCACGTTTTTGTGCATCATTCAGTGGGGTCCTTGGCGCTGATAGCCTCCTCAATAAGGCATCTTTCCTTCGTTTATCTGAACCATCCTTTGCATTCCTTGGCTTCTCTTTCTCTACCTTCTGTACATCACCCTCAGTAACTGGCACGACATCCTCTGTTTTTGCATCTTCCACCTTCACAGCAATCTGCATGTGGCTATCATAATCCATTGCTGGATCATATCCAAATGAAACATCTTCAAATCCACGCTCTGGCACCAATTCATCAGGTTCGTAAAAAAGCTGATGCCCAGCCTTTTCATCTGATGCTTTCTGAATTCTAGAAGGAAGCTCAACATCTATGTCAATAGTAGTTCTGCTTTCTGCTCCGATATTATCCTGTGAGCTGGACCTAAGAGGAATCATAAAGGACTCATCCGCCACACCATTCCTATTCTTGTCCTGCTGAACAGGATTCTTGTACTGGGCCTCTGCAAGAGGATCCAACAAACTACGTCTGTCTATCTGACTTCCCTGACCATAAACCATGAAGTCATCACCTGTCCCTCTCTTGTACCTTCCTCCACCCGCTTCAATCTCCTTTATTTCACCATCCATATAGCTTCTCCCTTCTCCAGACATAATAAGTTCATCATTGGACATGATCCGGATAGCTCTAGTCCTCCCATTGGCTGAATCAAAGCCTACTTTGTTCCGCTCATAGACATTGCCACCATCTCTATCAGCTAAAAGAATAGGATCTGCTGTGTTTACATTCTGTTTTCTCCTTGATGGGGGTTCTTTCTCACCAGCAAACAGGTCTGCATCACTAGATCTTGTTTTTTCTTCTGCTCTCAACAAGAAATTTTGGAATGCACTCCAGTTACCTTGTTCAGCATCGTGGCCATTTGATGTTTCATCCTTGCTATACTCATCTCCCGAGTCAAAAGTAGTTCTCCTACCCTCCTTTTTCTTTGAACTTGTGCTTTTATGCTTCCTTTCTCTTGATTTGGAGTGTGAATTGTCACTGTCCGCAGACTCAACTTCAGAACTTGATTGTGATTCACTCTCTGATGAGCCATGCTTTTTAGATGTTACATTCACATTCTTGATAACAACTACACTAGGCTTCTTCTTTCCAGATCTCTTCCCCTTTCTATGTGACTTGCGACCATGAGAACTTCCTCTATCTGAACTGCTATGGTCACTTTCAACATCAAGAGTTTCTGAGTCCTTACTATCCGAGGAGTGCTTCCTCGAAGATTTCCTTCCTGAGTAGTGGTACCTGGGATCATCCACTGGAGGATATGGAGGGTAGTATGGATTCACCCCAGGATAGAAAGGCATGCCTTGCATAGGATAAGGTGGGTAAACAACTGCACCAGATGGATGCATTGCCCATGGAGGATATGTAGCATGAGATCCCATCTGCTGGCTTGCCTTCTGATCTGCAAAGCAGAAAGAAAATATTTTCTCAAAAATGGGCAGTAAGGGAAAATCTAAAGTGCTTAACAGAGTGACAAGAAATGAACTAAATCCATGATTGCACAACATTTAAGTATAATTCTGCTTACTATTTAAATGATTTTTCTGAGTGTTTGAAATAACTTGGTTAAAACAAAGCTGGATAAGCAACCAAGAGAAAACTACAATCTGGTTCATTCTTGAATAAGAAAAGTAGGATAGCACATCCACCTTAAAACaggaatataaataataaaactATAAATGAAATGTTGATATTTCAAAATATTTATTTTTCCCCTTCCCACAAATAGAAGGAAACTAGAAACatacaagatggcaaccaacattcggaaggtagcctcagaggtgtgtggagtaaccaaaggaaggggacgtgaggctaaagatacttggtggtggaatgaggaagtccaaagggctattaaggagaagaaagaatgctatagacgcttgtaccatgacaggagtgtggacaatatagagaagtataaggtggcaaagaagactgcaaagcgagctgtaagtgtggcaaagggtagagcgtacgaggatctttaccaacatttgagtacgaaggaaggagagaaggacatttataggatggctagggttcgtgagagaaagacacgggacttcaaccaagttaagtgcattaaggatgaaagagagcatctcttggtaaaggaggatgagatccgacatcgatggcaagagtattttgacaaattgttcaattgtgagaatatggacacaacctttcagttggatgactcttttgatgacaccaataggcgctttgtgcggagaatccaagaatctgaggtcagagaggcgttgaaaaggatgaaaggaggtaaggcgatgagaccggatggtatcccaatcgaggtgtggagatgcctcggggacatagctgtagtatggttaaccaagctgttcaaccatatttttcgatcgaacaagatgcctgatgagtggaggagaagtatattggtaccgatctacaagaataaaggggatattcaaagttgtacaaattaccgaggaattaagttgatgagccatactatgaagctatgggagagagttatcgagcatcgcttgagagcaagaacgcgggtctctatgaaccaatttggtttcatgcccgaaaggtcaaccatggaagccattttcttaataagacaagttatggagcggtatagggagaagaagaaggacctacacatggtttttattgacttggagaaggcttatgataaaataccaaggaatgttatgtggtgggcgttggacaaacataaagtcccaacgaagtacgtcgggctcattaaggacatgtacagcaatgttgtgactagagttcgaacaagtgatggagacacggatgacttcccgattaggataggactacatcaagggtcagctttgagcccttatttgtttgcttt belongs to Miscanthus floridulus cultivar M001 chromosome 4, ASM1932011v1, whole genome shotgun sequence and includes:
- the LOC136549631 gene encoding LOW QUALITY PROTEIN: COP1-interacting protein 7-like (The sequence of the model RefSeq protein was modified relative to this genomic sequence to represent the inferred CDS: deleted 1 base in 1 codon) produces the protein MRPDARLDSVVFQLTPTRTRFDLVLIANGRKEKFASGLLKPFLAHLKAAQDQIAKGGYSITLEPSSGFDVPWFTRGTMERFVRFVSTPEVLERVTTLESEILQLEDAIAIQSNDSLGLKSVEDHGRKLTESNEGSNEGGRANYDPDSATAIVIYKPGSNSMPPMQNETTAHEENSKVQLLRVLETRKTVLRKEQAMAFARAVAAGFDIDNLGSLIAFAERFGAARLMKACSHFIELWKQKHETGQWIEVEPEAMSTRSEFPPFNASGIVFMGDNMKPNLESGSINGEANGEDGAKADQKASQQMGSHATYPPWAMHPSGAVVYPPYPMQGMPFYPGVNPYYPPYPPVDDPRYHYSGRKSSRKHSSDSKDSETLDVESDHSSSDRGSSHGRKSHRKGKRSGKKKPSVVVIKNVNVTSKKHGSSESESQSSSEVESADSDNSHSKSRERKHKSTSSKKKEGRRTTFDSGDEYSKDETSNGHDAEQGNWSAFQNFLLRAEEKTRSSDADLFAGEKEPPSRRKQNVNTADPILLADRDGGNVYERNKVGFDSANGRTRAIRIMSNDELIMSGEGRSYMDGEIKEIEAGGGRYKRGTGDDFMVYGQGSQIDRRSLLDPLAEAQYKNPVQQDKNRNGVADESFMIPLRSSSQDNIGAESRTTIDIDVELPSRIQKASDEKAGHQLFYEPDELVPERGFEDVSFGYDPAMDYDSHMQIAVKVEDAKTEDVVPVTEGDVQKVEKEKPRNAKDGSDKRRKDALLRRLSAPRTPLNDAQKRAQNLRAYKADLQKLKKEQEEEQIKRLERLKLERQKRIAARGNGKGPGNDAPKANGMNGLSKSVPNFTGLKKEKNGTTESLSDRLKRLSEPKSIAGAEHSLNPKSTGADHSRRSMA